From Budorcas taxicolor isolate Tak-1 chromosome 19, Takin1.1, whole genome shotgun sequence, the proteins below share one genomic window:
- the ARL16 gene encoding ADP-ribosylation factor-like protein 16 — MCLLLGATGVGKSLLVKRLQKLSSRDGKGDLGDPPPTRPTVGTNLTDIVAQKKITIRELGGCMGPIWSSYYGNCHSLLFMVDASNPTQLSASCVQLLGLLSAEELANASVLILFNKIDLPCYMTIEEMKSLIRLPDLIACAKQNITTLEISAWKGTGLSDVLRWLQDTHRTNG, encoded by the exons ATGTGTCTCCTCCTGGGGGCCACCGGGGTGGGGAAGTCGCTGTTGGTGAAACGCCTGCAGA AGTTGAGTTCCCGGGATGGGAAGGGCGACCTGGGCGATCCGCCCCCAACGCGGCCCACG GTGGGTACCAATTTAACGGACATTGTGGCTCAAAAAAAGATCACCATCCGAGAGCTGGGGGGCTGCATGGGCCCCATCTGGTCCAGTTACTATGGAAACTGTCATTCTCTCCTG TTCATGGTGGATGCCTCTAACCCCACCCAGCTCTCGGCATCCTGTGTGCAGCTCCTGGGTCTCCTATCGGCAGAAGAACTTGCAAATGCATCAGTTCTGATTCTCTTCAATAAAAT TGACCTGCCCTGTTACATGACCATAGAAGAGATGAAGTCATTAATCAGGCTCCCGGACCTCATTGCTTGCGCCAAGCAGAACATCACCACCTTAGAAATCAGTGCCTGGAAAGGCACTGGCTTGTCAGACGTGCTGCGCTGGCTCCAGGACACCCACAGAACCAATGGTTGA